A DNA window from Catenulispora sp. EB89 contains the following coding sequences:
- a CDS encoding DUF3995 domain-containing protein, whose protein sequence is MPDVTPKAVPGTGTRNHAAWVAVAWGVLFAVPSFIWATGHTAGATSTVSPTLVAKARDGDTGFLVVLWLSGFLKLFASAVGVTLARPRGPRAGRFAAFCGAGAAVLLAGHGLLFVIGGALVESGAVHGKPDVVVLLRWYLYLWGPYFFGGGVAFGLATLWYLRQAADRARIVRYAKVGAAGGALMVLLSTLSGLG, encoded by the coding sequence GTGCCAGACGTGACGCCGAAAGCCGTCCCCGGAACGGGGACCCGCAACCATGCGGCGTGGGTGGCGGTGGCCTGGGGTGTGCTGTTCGCGGTGCCCAGCTTCATCTGGGCGACCGGGCACACCGCCGGGGCCACCTCCACCGTGTCGCCGACGTTGGTGGCGAAGGCGCGCGACGGGGACACGGGGTTCCTCGTCGTGCTGTGGCTAAGCGGGTTCCTGAAGCTGTTCGCGAGCGCCGTCGGCGTGACGCTGGCGCGGCCTCGGGGGCCGCGCGCGGGGCGGTTCGCAGCGTTCTGCGGCGCCGGGGCGGCGGTGCTGTTGGCGGGTCACGGGCTGCTGTTCGTGATCGGCGGCGCGCTGGTGGAGTCGGGGGCGGTGCACGGGAAGCCCGACGTCGTCGTCTTGTTGCGCTGGTATCTGTACCTGTGGGGCCCCTACTTCTTCGGGGGCGGCGTCGCGTTCGGGTTGGCGACGCTCTGGTATCTGCGCCAGGCCGCTGATCGGGCGCGGATCGTGCGATACGCGAAGGTCGGCGCTGCCGGCGGGGCGCTGATGGTGCTGTTGTCGACCTTGTCCGGGCTCGGCTGA
- a CDS encoding RNA polymerase sigma factor has translation MYRAHIDAVTAYFARRTTDPQTVADLTADTFVEAITSYTTFDPRRGTARAWLFGIARRIFARHCESDARHRERAVRLAGRRDLAADHVEELLDRIDAEREGRALVSELTRLPDLDRQAVELVDIAGLKAKEAAQVLGISAGALRMRLMRARTRLRRAHATRPEPGVTP, from the coding sequence GTGTACCGCGCCCACATCGACGCGGTCACCGCCTACTTCGCCCGACGCACCACCGATCCGCAGACGGTCGCCGACCTGACCGCGGACACCTTCGTCGAGGCGATCACCTCCTACACCACCTTCGACCCCCGCCGCGGGACCGCGCGCGCCTGGCTGTTCGGCATAGCCCGCCGGATCTTCGCCAGGCACTGCGAGTCCGACGCCCGGCACCGCGAGCGCGCGGTCCGGCTGGCGGGCCGCCGCGACCTGGCGGCGGACCACGTCGAAGAACTCCTCGACCGCATCGACGCTGAGCGCGAGGGCCGGGCCCTGGTCAGCGAGCTGACCCGGCTGCCGGACCTGGACCGCCAGGCCGTCGAACTGGTCGACATCGCGGGCCTGAAGGCCAAGGAGGCGGCGCAGGTACTCGGCATCTCCGCGGGCGCGCTCCGCATGCGGCTCATGCGCGCCCGAACCCGTCTACGCAGGGCGCACGCCACGCGCCCGGAACCCGGAGTGACACCATGA
- a CDS encoding TetR/AcrR family transcriptional regulator — MSRWPSNPRGRLEQAAMDLFIEQGYDQTTVALIAERAGLTERTFFRHFSDKREVLFQGGEILQAVMVEALAAAPAEATPMGAVHAALAAVAPIFEGRRDLARIRQGIIDANPELQEREVAKMAKLAAVLAEGLKARGVTDPDARLAADAGIAVFRSAFAKWVRSESGDMPKTVEGCFEALEKLVETGR; from the coding sequence ATGAGTCGCTGGCCGTCGAACCCCCGAGGACGCCTCGAACAAGCCGCCATGGACCTGTTCATCGAGCAGGGCTACGACCAGACGACGGTCGCGTTGATCGCCGAACGCGCCGGCCTGACCGAGCGCACCTTCTTCCGTCACTTCAGCGACAAGCGCGAGGTGCTGTTCCAGGGCGGCGAGATCCTCCAGGCCGTGATGGTCGAGGCCCTGGCCGCGGCCCCAGCCGAGGCCACCCCCATGGGCGCGGTCCACGCGGCCCTGGCCGCGGTCGCGCCGATCTTCGAAGGGCGCCGTGACCTCGCCCGGATCCGCCAGGGCATCATCGACGCGAACCCGGAACTCCAGGAGCGCGAGGTCGCCAAGATGGCGAAGCTCGCCGCAGTCCTGGCCGAGGGCCTGAAGGCGCGCGGCGTCACCGATCCGGACGCGCGCCTGGCGGCGGACGCGGGGATCGCGGTGTTCCGCTCGGCGTTCGCGAAGTGGGTACGCAGCGAGAGCGGCGATATGCCGAAGACCGTGGAAGGGTGCTTCGAGGCTTTGGAGAAGCTTGTCGAGACCGGACGCTGA
- a CDS encoding DUF6325 family protein — protein sequence MALDATEIGPVQYAVVAFPGGTLNGDVASALGDVVKSGAVRIIDLAFVQSEADGTPHYMELDTVPADVAAALDGLDGEVHGLLSEDDLKDLAMSLPPGSAGLFVVWEALWAKRLVASVREAGGELAALDLIPHDVVVSAVDALG from the coding sequence ATGGCCCTGGACGCGACGGAGATCGGCCCGGTTCAGTACGCCGTGGTGGCCTTCCCGGGCGGGACGCTGAACGGCGACGTCGCCTCGGCCCTGGGGGACGTCGTGAAGAGCGGCGCCGTCCGGATCATCGACCTGGCGTTCGTGCAGAGCGAGGCCGACGGGACCCCGCACTACATGGAGCTCGACACTGTGCCCGCCGACGTCGCCGCCGCGCTGGACGGCCTCGACGGGGAAGTGCACGGGCTGCTCAGCGAGGACGACCTGAAGGACCTGGCGATGTCCCTGCCGCCGGGCTCGGCCGGGCTGTTCGTGGTGTGGGAGGCGCTGTGGGCCAAGCGGCTCGTCGCCTCGGTGCGGGAGGCCGGCGGGGAGTTGGCGGCGCTGGATCTGATTCCGCACGACGTCGTAGTGAGTGCGGTGGACGCGCTGGGATGA
- a CDS encoding SHOCT domain-containing protein, translating to MMFGRPVVARRGPGLIGAAARTAVVAGTATAVAGGVRRRQADREAAPVPATDSIAELERLAALKQQGVLSDAEFAAAKAKVLGL from the coding sequence ATGATGTTCGGACGCCCCGTGGTGGCCCGCCGCGGCCCCGGCCTGATCGGCGCGGCCGCCCGCACCGCCGTCGTGGCCGGCACCGCGACCGCCGTGGCCGGCGGAGTACGCCGCCGCCAGGCTGACCGGGAGGCCGCGCCGGTGCCCGCCACCGACTCGATCGCCGAGCTCGAACGGCTGGCCGCGCTCAAGCAGCAGGGTGTGCTCAGCGACGCCGAGTTCGCGGCGGCGAAGGCGAAGGTGCTCGGACTCTGA
- a CDS encoding glycosyl hydrolase family 8 produces MKRRSQRVLSLATGISTLAGCVALAVAQTAPVQAAGPNFAFPQHQTYKVGVMPSASQATRDAAVEKQYNSWKSTYLVHGCASNEYYVSTKGDGDATNNGPVSEGQGYGMNIVPLMAGYDASAQTEFNGLWQLVKDHEDQYGMMQWQLDGKTCKYYSGGTPDGATDGDLDIGYGLILADKQWGGYTSDAMTWLNNFYNHNVAPDGHLKCEDDGPNTDTRPSDHMIDHLRAYAAYDTSHNWNKVIARTEAVDSSLVSNYSSSYGLLSDFVVGADGSSPKPAPANYQENQPDNIVGYNSIRVPWHMGTDALLNGSSTAAFELSEAQKWSACAKKVSGSNPANVYPHLNLNCTGYNTSDVAEEAGDSIGPSAMAAGDQSWTDTIWNYLQTNPYGDGYYGETIKTLVMIVMAGDYWSPASASTPPPTNDFSVSASPASGSVSQGSSATVSVSTAVTSGSAESVALSASGLPTGATASFNPASLNSGASSTLTIATSSSTPAGTYAITVTGTASSGSHTASYSLTVTTAGGGGCTPAQLLANPGFESGAVSWTQTSTLGFTPITKATSAEPSHSGSWVAWFNGNGSKDTDTAAQSVTIPAGCSATLTYWLHIDTTENTTTAKPDTFTVQVLNSSGTVLATVGSFSNLNANSGYSQQTANLSAYAGQTVTLKFIGSETDTSGGTTNSVIDDTAVTTS; encoded by the coding sequence GTGAAGCGCCGCTCCCAGCGTGTGCTCAGCCTGGCGACCGGAATCAGTACTCTGGCCGGATGCGTGGCGCTCGCCGTCGCGCAGACGGCCCCGGTCCAGGCCGCCGGACCGAACTTCGCCTTCCCCCAGCACCAGACCTACAAGGTCGGCGTCATGCCGTCGGCCTCGCAGGCGACGCGCGACGCCGCCGTGGAGAAGCAGTACAACTCCTGGAAGTCCACGTACCTCGTGCACGGCTGCGCCAGCAACGAGTACTACGTGTCCACCAAGGGCGACGGCGACGCCACCAACAACGGCCCGGTCTCCGAGGGCCAGGGCTACGGCATGAACATCGTGCCGCTGATGGCCGGGTACGACGCCAGCGCGCAGACCGAGTTCAACGGTCTGTGGCAACTGGTCAAGGACCACGAGGACCAGTACGGCATGATGCAGTGGCAGCTCGACGGGAAGACCTGCAAGTACTACAGCGGCGGGACCCCCGACGGCGCGACCGACGGCGACCTGGACATCGGCTACGGCCTGATCCTGGCCGACAAGCAGTGGGGCGGCTACACCAGCGACGCCATGACGTGGCTGAACAACTTCTACAACCACAACGTGGCGCCGGACGGCCACCTCAAGTGCGAGGACGACGGCCCGAACACCGACACCCGGCCCTCGGACCACATGATCGACCACCTCCGGGCCTACGCGGCGTACGACACCTCGCACAACTGGAACAAGGTCATCGCCCGGACCGAGGCGGTCGACAGCTCGCTGGTGAGCAACTACTCCTCGTCCTACGGCCTGTTGTCGGACTTCGTGGTCGGCGCGGACGGCAGCAGCCCGAAGCCGGCCCCGGCGAACTACCAGGAGAACCAGCCGGACAACATCGTCGGCTACAACTCGATCCGCGTGCCGTGGCACATGGGCACCGACGCGCTGCTGAACGGCTCCTCGACCGCCGCGTTCGAGCTCAGCGAGGCGCAGAAGTGGTCGGCGTGCGCCAAGAAGGTCTCCGGGAGCAACCCGGCGAACGTCTACCCGCACCTGAACCTGAACTGCACCGGCTACAACACCTCGGACGTCGCCGAGGAGGCCGGGGACTCGATCGGCCCGTCCGCGATGGCCGCCGGGGACCAGTCGTGGACCGACACGATCTGGAACTACCTGCAGACCAACCCGTACGGCGACGGCTACTACGGCGAGACCATCAAGACGCTGGTCATGATCGTGATGGCCGGCGACTACTGGAGCCCGGCCTCGGCGTCGACCCCGCCGCCGACCAACGACTTCTCGGTCTCGGCCTCACCGGCGTCCGGGTCGGTGAGTCAGGGCTCTTCGGCGACGGTGTCGGTGAGCACCGCGGTGACCTCCGGATCGGCGGAGTCCGTGGCGCTGTCCGCGTCCGGCCTGCCGACCGGGGCGACCGCGAGCTTCAACCCGGCGTCGCTGAACTCCGGGGCGTCCTCGACGCTGACCATCGCGACGTCGTCGTCGACCCCGGCGGGGACGTACGCGATCACCGTGACCGGGACCGCCTCCTCGGGGTCGCACACGGCCTCGTACTCGCTGACCGTCACCACGGCCGGCGGGGGCGGCTGCACCCCGGCGCAGCTGCTGGCGAACCCCGGCTTCGAATCCGGCGCCGTGTCCTGGACCCAGACCTCCACGCTCGGATTCACGCCGATCACCAAGGCGACGTCGGCTGAGCCCTCGCACTCCGGCTCGTGGGTCGCGTGGTTCAACGGCAACGGCAGCAAGGACACCGACACCGCCGCGCAGAGCGTGACGATTCCGGCCGGCTGCTCGGCGACGCTGACCTACTGGCTGCACATCGACACCACGGAGAACACCACGACGGCGAAGCCGGACACGTTCACCGTGCAGGTCCTGAACTCCTCGGGGACCGTGCTGGCGACCGTCGGCTCGTTCTCCAACCTGAACGCGAACTCCGGCTACTCGCAGCAGACCGCGAACCTGTCGGCGTACGCGGGCCAGACCGTCACGCTGAAGTTCATCGGCAGCGAGACGGACACCAGCGGCGGGACCACCAACTCCGTCATCGACGACACGGCGGTGACGACCTCCTAG
- a CDS encoding beta-mannosidase, with protein sequence MRSPVRIRTRRSTTRAFGAAAVVCAVLAGTVQIATAGSSPQKPLSTRLAATTTAASASASAVNPATGSSAVQNLGATTGWKVVTSSTATQGGGQISTPGFSTSGWLTVANDGGGAPGTEINALLQNGTCPNVYFSSNMKSCFGQMTKVGADTIAQFSVPWWYRTDFTAPPSGQAARLVLNGVVGSADVWVNGTQVAAASTVTGDYVKNVFDITSKLVSGTNSLAIEMHPNNPNSMLTLDNVDWSQIPPDNNTGIQFPVQLESGGPLIVDNAHVDQNTAADLSSSALTVKASVINVTGSAQTGAVTATLTPPGGGTPVAVTQNVTVAANATSTVTFTPSSYSALNLSSPQIWWPYQMGAQPLYTLATSVSQNSTVLNTTSETFGIRTVSSNLVGAGSAASSGVRQFGVNGHTLVIRGGGWDPDLFLRYDPADTAQQIALMKSMGLNAIRLEGHFMPPDFYQQMDAAGILINVGYQCCDEWENSGSAGTNYQNTAATQGAIWRNHPSIFSFQWSDNAPSSTQESQALNGFAAADYPGPFISSAEYNSSSQLGVSGEKEGPYDWVPANYWYDTSHYPSGDSTLTNAGGAWGFDSEQSAGNTVPTMDSINRFLSASDQSALWQSTGANQYHNNYEGTSHSGYAFGTLYNLDQAVSKRYGAWSSLAQYIQEAQAQNYEDTRAQFEAFIAHSTNATQPSTGTIYWQMNKGWPTLLWSLYNNDYDQAGAYFGAQEANRSLHALYTLDNHTVTVDNLSGQTQSGVTVESKVYNTAGSVLDDQTSGSLSLASQQVQNKVLTPKLPSGSGTVYFVELLVKQNGTIVDRNVYWDSTTPDAVNWGSTIPSGGGNPQATMSSYANLSALQNLPAATVSATAATTSQAGPNGADSLVTVTVTNKSTTPAVGFLLRADLRRGTASGTELSGDNEVTSAVWGDNDVTLWPGESETLTATFKSADLRGATPVVSLYGWNAAKIDVVAGTGTGAPNDFSLSDSPASGSVTQGSSATATVSTSLVSGTAEAVALTASGLPAGATATFSPASVTAGGSSTLSISTAATTPAGTYPITITGTAPSATHTASYSLTVTASGGGGCTPAQLLANPGFESGAVSWTQTSTLGFTPITKATSAEPAHSGSWVAWFNGNGSKDTDTAAQTVTIPTGCSASLTYWLHIDTTESTTTAKPDTFTVQVLNSSGTVLATVGSFSNLDANSGYTQHTANLSAYAGQTVTVKFTGSETDTSGGTTDFVADDTALQTS encoded by the coding sequence ATGCGATCACCAGTCAGGATCCGCACACGCCGTTCCACAACCCGTGCGTTCGGGGCTGCCGCAGTCGTCTGCGCGGTCCTCGCCGGCACCGTCCAGATCGCGACGGCCGGCAGCAGTCCTCAAAAACCGTTGAGCACACGCCTCGCCGCGACGACGACGGCGGCATCCGCATCCGCATCAGCCGTCAACCCCGCGACCGGCTCGTCAGCGGTCCAGAACCTCGGCGCGACGACCGGCTGGAAGGTCGTCACCAGCTCGACCGCCACCCAGGGCGGCGGCCAGATATCGACCCCGGGCTTCTCCACGTCCGGCTGGCTCACCGTCGCCAACGACGGCGGGGGAGCCCCGGGCACCGAGATCAACGCCCTGCTCCAGAACGGCACCTGCCCGAACGTCTATTTCTCCAGCAACATGAAGAGCTGCTTCGGCCAGATGACCAAGGTCGGCGCCGACACCATCGCGCAGTTCTCGGTGCCGTGGTGGTACCGCACGGACTTCACCGCGCCCCCGAGCGGCCAGGCGGCCCGGCTGGTCCTGAACGGCGTCGTCGGCTCGGCCGACGTCTGGGTCAACGGCACGCAGGTCGCCGCGGCCTCCACCGTGACCGGCGACTACGTCAAGAACGTCTTCGACATCACTTCCAAGCTGGTCTCCGGCACCAACTCGCTGGCCATCGAGATGCACCCGAACAACCCCAACTCGATGCTGACCCTGGACAACGTCGACTGGAGCCAGATCCCGCCGGACAACAACACCGGCATCCAGTTCCCGGTCCAGCTGGAGTCCGGCGGCCCGCTGATCGTCGACAACGCCCACGTCGACCAGAACACCGCCGCCGACCTGTCCAGCAGCGCGCTGACGGTCAAGGCCTCGGTGATCAACGTCACCGGCTCCGCGCAGACCGGCGCGGTCACCGCGACCCTCACCCCGCCCGGCGGCGGCACGCCGGTCGCGGTGACCCAGAACGTCACCGTCGCCGCCAACGCGACCTCGACCGTCACGTTCACACCGTCGAGCTACTCGGCCCTGAACCTGTCCTCGCCGCAGATCTGGTGGCCGTACCAGATGGGAGCGCAGCCGCTCTACACCCTGGCCACCTCCGTCTCGCAGAACTCGACGGTCCTGAACACGACCTCTGAGACCTTCGGCATCCGCACCGTCAGCTCGAACCTGGTCGGTGCCGGCAGCGCCGCGTCCTCCGGGGTCCGCCAGTTCGGCGTCAACGGCCACACCCTGGTGATCCGCGGCGGCGGCTGGGACCCGGACCTGTTCCTGCGCTACGACCCCGCGGACACCGCGCAGCAGATTGCCCTGATGAAGTCCATGGGGCTGAACGCGATCCGGCTCGAAGGCCACTTCATGCCGCCGGACTTCTACCAGCAGATGGACGCCGCGGGCATCCTGATCAACGTCGGCTACCAGTGCTGCGACGAGTGGGAGAACAGCGGCTCGGCCGGGACGAACTACCAGAACACCGCGGCGACCCAGGGCGCGATCTGGCGCAACCACCCGAGCATCTTCAGCTTCCAGTGGAGCGACAACGCCCCGAGCAGCACCCAGGAATCCCAGGCCCTGAACGGCTTCGCCGCGGCCGACTACCCCGGGCCGTTCATCTCCTCCGCCGAGTACAACTCCAGCTCCCAGCTCGGAGTGTCGGGGGAGAAGGAAGGCCCCTACGACTGGGTCCCGGCGAACTACTGGTACGACACCTCGCACTACCCCTCCGGCGACTCCACGCTGACCAACGCCGGCGGCGCCTGGGGCTTCGACTCCGAACAGAGCGCCGGCAACACCGTCCCGACGATGGACTCCATCAACCGCTTCCTGTCCGCGTCCGACCAGTCGGCGCTGTGGCAGAGCACCGGCGCCAACCAGTACCACAACAACTACGAGGGCACGAGCCACAGCGGCTACGCCTTCGGCACGCTCTACAACCTCGACCAGGCCGTCTCCAAGCGGTACGGAGCGTGGTCGAGCCTGGCGCAGTACATCCAGGAGGCGCAGGCCCAGAACTACGAGGACACCCGCGCGCAGTTCGAGGCCTTCATCGCGCACTCCACCAACGCCACGCAGCCCTCCACCGGCACCATCTACTGGCAGATGAACAAGGGCTGGCCGACGCTGCTGTGGTCGCTCTACAACAACGACTACGACCAGGCCGGCGCCTACTTCGGCGCCCAGGAGGCGAACCGGTCGCTGCACGCGCTCTACACCCTGGACAACCACACCGTGACCGTCGACAACCTGTCGGGCCAGACACAGTCCGGCGTGACCGTCGAATCCAAGGTCTACAACACCGCCGGCTCCGTGCTCGACGACCAGACCTCGGGCTCGCTGTCCCTGGCTTCGCAGCAGGTGCAGAACAAGGTGCTGACGCCGAAGCTGCCCAGCGGTTCCGGCACGGTCTACTTCGTCGAACTGCTGGTCAAGCAGAACGGCACGATCGTCGACCGCAACGTCTACTGGGACTCCACCACCCCGGACGCGGTGAACTGGGGCTCGACCATCCCCTCCGGCGGCGGCAACCCGCAGGCCACGATGAGCTCCTACGCGAACCTCAGCGCCCTGCAGAACCTGCCGGCCGCGACGGTGTCCGCCACCGCCGCGACCACCAGCCAGGCCGGCCCGAACGGCGCCGACAGCCTGGTCACGGTGACCGTCACCAACAAGTCCACGACCCCGGCCGTCGGCTTCCTGCTCCGCGCGGACCTGCGTCGCGGGACCGCCTCGGGCACTGAACTGTCCGGGGACAACGAAGTCACCTCGGCGGTCTGGGGCGACAACGACGTCACGCTGTGGCCGGGGGAGTCCGAGACTCTGACCGCCACCTTCAAGTCCGCCGACCTGCGGGGCGCGACCCCGGTCGTGAGCCTGTACGGCTGGAACGCGGCGAAGATCGACGTGGTCGCGGGCACCGGGACCGGCGCCCCGAACGACTTCTCGCTCTCCGACTCGCCGGCCTCCGGAAGCGTGACGCAGGGTTCCTCGGCCACCGCGACCGTATCCACCTCGCTGGTCAGCGGGACCGCCGAAGCCGTCGCGCTCACCGCCTCCGGCCTGCCGGCCGGCGCCACCGCGACGTTCAGCCCGGCCTCGGTCACCGCCGGTGGGTCCTCGACGCTGAGCATCTCGACCGCGGCGACCACCCCGGCCGGGACGTACCCGATCACCATCACCGGGACCGCTCCATCGGCCACCCACACCGCGAGCTACTCGCTGACCGTCACCGCGTCCGGCGGTGGGGGCTGCACCCCGGCGCAACTGCTCGCGAACCCGGGCTTCGAATCCGGCGCCGTCTCCTGGACCCAGACCTCCACGCTCGGATTCACGCCGATCACCAAGGCGACATCAGCCGAGCCGGCCCACTCCGGCTCGTGGGTCGCCTGGTTCAACGGCAACGGCAGCAAGGACACTGACACCGCCGCGCAGACCGTCACCATCCCCACCGGATGCAGCGCGTCGCTGACCTACTGGCTGCACATCGACACCACGGAGAGCACGACGACAGCCAAACCGGACACGTTCACCGTGCAGGTCCTGAACTCCTCCGGGACCGTCCTGGCCACGGTCGGCTCGTTCTCCAACCTCGACGCCAACTCGGGTTACACCCAGCACACGGCCAACCTCTCCGCCTACGCCGGCCAGACCGTCACGGTGAAGTTCACCGGCTCGGAGACGGACACCAGCGGTGGGACCACGGACTTCGTGGCCGACGACACCGCCCTGCAGACCAGCTGA
- a CDS encoding S1C family serine protease: MTVAPDSARSPLKQRANKGAAAAAVCAILLAAAGCGSSKAKSSDSAPAASSSSSSTSAAGSSSSSAAASPSGQTSDQLQSDYETVVSNVLPSVVQISTDSGLGSGVVYDSKGDIVTNAHVVGRATSFMVTQPTGGQPLTASLVGSYPAGDLAVIRVGNGGGGLKPAKFGDSTKLRVGQIVLAMGSPLGLTGTVTQGIVSALGRTVTSNDASGGGAAITVGDAIQTSAAINNGNSGGALVDLSSEVVGIPSAAALNPELGNSAAPGIGFAIPTATATRIADQLIASGKVTDSGRAALGVKVIGVVDNTGSPVGVGIAQLETNSAAGAAGLKVGDVITAVNGTPTPDPTTLSQVLVTLKPGQQVKVDYTASDGSKKTATVTLGTLNG, encoded by the coding sequence ATGACTGTTGCCCCCGACTCAGCGAGGTCACCGTTGAAGCAGCGTGCGAACAAGGGTGCGGCCGCCGCCGCGGTGTGCGCGATCCTGCTGGCCGCCGCCGGCTGCGGATCGTCGAAGGCGAAGTCCTCGGACTCCGCGCCTGCTGCGTCGTCGTCGAGTTCGTCGACGTCGGCGGCCGGGTCCTCGTCGTCCTCCGCGGCCGCCTCGCCGAGCGGGCAGACCTCGGACCAGCTGCAGTCGGACTACGAGACCGTGGTCAGCAACGTGCTGCCGTCGGTGGTGCAGATCAGCACCGACAGCGGCCTGGGCTCCGGCGTGGTCTACGACAGCAAGGGCGACATCGTCACCAACGCGCACGTCGTCGGCCGCGCCACCAGCTTCATGGTGACGCAGCCCACCGGCGGCCAGCCGCTGACCGCGTCCCTGGTCGGCAGCTACCCGGCCGGCGACCTGGCGGTGATCCGGGTCGGCAACGGCGGCGGCGGGCTGAAGCCGGCCAAGTTCGGCGACTCCACCAAGCTGCGGGTCGGGCAGATCGTGCTGGCGATGGGCAGCCCCCTGGGGCTGACCGGCACGGTGACGCAGGGCATCGTCTCGGCGTTGGGCCGCACCGTCACCTCCAACGACGCCTCCGGCGGCGGCGCCGCGATCACCGTCGGCGACGCCATCCAGACCTCGGCGGCGATCAACAACGGCAACAGCGGCGGCGCGCTGGTGGACCTGTCGAGCGAGGTCGTCGGCATCCCGTCGGCCGCGGCGCTGAACCCCGAACTCGGCAACAGCGCCGCGCCCGGCATCGGCTTCGCGATCCCGACCGCGACCGCGACCCGGATCGCCGACCAGCTGATCGCCTCCGGCAAGGTGACCGACTCCGGCCGCGCCGCGCTCGGGGTGAAGGTGATCGGGGTGGTGGACAACACCGGGTCGCCGGTCGGCGTGGGGATCGCGCAGCTGGAGACGAACAGCGCCGCCGGGGCCGCCGGGCTGAAGGTCGGCGACGTGATCACCGCGGTGAACGGCACGCCGACGCCGGATCCGACGACGCTGTCCCAGGTGCTGGTGACGCTGAAGCCGGGGCAGCAGGTGAAGGTGGACTACACGGCGTCGGACGGGTCGAAGAAGACTGCGACGGTCACGCTGGGGACGTTGAACGGCTGA
- a CDS encoding SDR family oxidoreductase yields MRVFVTGASGHIGSAVVPELLDAGHQVVGLARNDAAAERIAARGAEVHRGDVFDPDSYLDALDAADGVIHLAYDHSFTDMAAAAAEDLRVTKAIGERLVGTGKPLVATSGTLMLARRAPGVLGLEEHTVEAGPRVDTENAVIALAERGVRSSVVRLAPLVHSDLDHHGFSPTLIRIAREKGVAAYVGDGANRWPALNTRDAARIYRLALESAPGGTRLHGVENEGYAFRLIAETIAERLGLPTASIAADDAAAHFGFLGFAVGSDNPTSNAFTRKTLGWEPEHIGLIEDLKQDHYFVER; encoded by the coding sequence ATGCGTGTCTTCGTCACCGGCGCGTCCGGACACATCGGTTCCGCCGTCGTCCCCGAACTGCTCGATGCCGGCCACCAGGTCGTCGGCCTGGCCCGCAACGACGCCGCCGCCGAGCGGATCGCCGCACGCGGCGCCGAGGTGCACCGCGGCGACGTCTTCGACCCGGACTCCTACCTCGACGCCCTCGACGCCGCGGACGGCGTCATCCACCTCGCCTACGACCACTCCTTCACCGACATGGCCGCCGCCGCGGCCGAGGACCTCCGCGTCACCAAGGCCATCGGCGAGCGCCTGGTCGGCACCGGCAAGCCGCTGGTCGCCACCTCCGGCACGCTGATGCTGGCCCGGCGCGCCCCCGGCGTGCTCGGGCTGGAGGAGCACACGGTCGAGGCGGGTCCGCGCGTCGACACCGAGAACGCGGTCATCGCCCTGGCCGAGCGCGGCGTCCGCTCCTCGGTGGTGCGCCTGGCCCCGCTGGTCCACAGCGATCTGGACCACCACGGCTTCAGCCCGACCCTGATCCGCATCGCCCGCGAGAAGGGTGTCGCGGCCTACGTCGGCGACGGCGCCAACCGCTGGCCGGCCCTCAACACCCGGGACGCGGCCCGGATCTACCGGCTGGCGCTGGAGTCGGCGCCCGGCGGCACCCGGCTGCACGGCGTGGAGAACGAGGGATACGCCTTCCGCCTGATCGCCGAGACCATCGCCGAGCGCCTCGGGCTCCCGACCGCGTCGATCGCCGCCGACGACGCCGCCGCGCACTTCGGCTTCCTCGGCTTCGCCGTCGGGTCGGACAACCCGACGTCGAACGCCTTTACCCGCAAGACGCTCGGCTGGGAGCCGGAGCACATCGGCCTGATCGAGGACCTGAAGCAGGACCACTACTTCGTGGAGCGGTAA